From a single Candidatus Nitrospira nitrosa genomic region:
- a CDS encoding pseudouridine synthase: MEIRLQKLIASTGLSSRRKAEMMIASGRVTVNGKVVTELGTKVDAGRDHVKVDGKHLTSAQPFVYLVLNKPKNVMSTLDDPGGRPTVKDFLHGVLVRVFPVGRLDFDSEGLMLLTNHGELAQALLHPRYHVPKTYLIKVKGVLGDEEIRQLEQGVRLEDGMTGPAYVKKVKKAEQNSWLEVTIREGRKHQVKRMLESVGHPVLKLQRIRMGPLSLGGLAPGEFRFLSDREANALRELVEERKDAVERGEEPTPKSKRPVRQAGWAKPARAKQFSSKKVRGA, encoded by the coding sequence ATGGAAATAAGATTGCAGAAGCTCATCGCCAGTACTGGGCTGTCGTCTCGCCGGAAGGCGGAGATGATGATCGCCAGCGGCCGCGTGACGGTCAACGGCAAGGTCGTGACCGAACTTGGAACGAAGGTCGATGCCGGGCGCGACCACGTGAAGGTCGATGGCAAACACCTGACTTCCGCACAACCGTTTGTGTATCTGGTGTTGAACAAACCGAAGAACGTGATGTCCACTTTAGATGATCCGGGCGGGCGCCCAACCGTGAAGGATTTTTTGCACGGTGTGCTGGTGCGAGTGTTTCCAGTCGGACGATTGGATTTTGATAGCGAAGGGTTGATGTTATTGACGAATCATGGTGAGCTGGCCCAGGCCCTGTTACATCCGCGATACCATGTTCCCAAAACCTATCTGATCAAGGTGAAGGGCGTGTTGGGGGACGAGGAGATCAGACAGTTGGAGCAGGGGGTGAGGCTCGAAGATGGCATGACCGGTCCCGCCTATGTGAAGAAGGTGAAGAAGGCGGAGCAGAACTCTTGGCTAGAGGTCACCATCCGAGAAGGGCGGAAACATCAAGTCAAACGGATGTTGGAGTCAGTCGGACATCCCGTGCTGAAATTACAGCGAATACGGATGGGGCCCTTGTCCTTGGGTGGGCTTGCCCCAGGTGAATTTCGATTCTTGAGCGATCGGGAAGCAAACGCACTGCGAGAGCTCGTAGAAGAACGGAAAGATGCGGTTGAGCGGGGAGAAGAGCCGACGCCAAAATCGAAGCGCCCAGTTCGGCAAGCGGGATGGGCCAAGCCGGCGCGAGCGAAACAATTTTCTTCGAAGAAAGTCAGGGGGGCATGA